The genomic region CCAAGAGGTGCATTATAGTGCGATCTCAGGGTAATTCACTAGACTAGAGGGTTCATAGAAGAGGTTTCACACCGTGATCACGGTACTTCCCGGATTGTCTTCTTGTTCGTAGTTGGTGATTACGACGACGAGGCGCAGACACAACGCGAGGAACACCTGCGCTTGTGCATGGACGCAGCCTCGGGCGTGCGTATACCCGGGTCGCAGCCCTTGACTGATTCATTGGTTCGTTCGACACCACTCCGGCGGTTGTACGCCTCGTCCAGCGTTGACTGCTTCAGCTGAACGTCCTTGCTGTGTTTTTCGATGCGGTCGAGGGTGTCATAGAACAGTTGGCATGGTTTTCTGATACCAGCTGAGAGGACTGCTATTGCTGGTTTTGAATAGCGGCAGCATCTTTTATTTTTAGACATCTTTATTAAAAGCTACTGAGGTGTGTGAATCGTTCTATGATGCTCTCTCAAATTAATAATTTGTAACAGTTCGCAACTCTGAAAGAGTATCAATCACCGTTTCATCTCTTGTGCTCACAAGAGAAACGTCTCTTGCCGCGCTGAAAGGTCAATAAAGGTATCAGCCGCATCAACCAATTCATCTGCAGTCGATTCACGAAATGACATCACCTCAACTCGGACGCCTTCGTGTCTTAGGTGTGAACAAAGCCGTGAGAAATCACCATCTCCGGTACAAAGAACAACTGTATCAACATGATTAGCAAGTGTCACCGCATCGAGACTCATTCCAACATCCCAATCAGCCTTTTTACTACCATCACCGAACGTCTTAATCTGCTTAATTTTTGGCTCAAACCCAATATCGACAAGCGCCTCAAAGAATGTCTCCTCCTCTGGCGCGTCTGCTTGGATAACGTATGCAATGGCGCGCGTGAGTTCTCGCCCTGAAACACCTTTCTTCAATAATGATCCGTAGTCGATCTTTTGTGAATACAGACTCTGTGCGGTATGATAGAGATTCTGTGCATCTGCAAGCACTGCAACGCGTTGTCCGGGGTGAATTTCGGTCATACACACGTTGGATGCGGCTCATAGATTAATCTACGGTCATACATATGTCAATAGGATTTATTTACAAGCGTCCAAGGAGTTGATTAATCTTACACTGACCACTCTACAGATACTCACAGCGAGTGATTCAGGGTTTCTGTTTACTCTTGAAAATAATTCATTATGACAACCATATTTCATGCTCACGCGATGACGAAATGTATTTATTTATCCATAATTATTTCATCAATTGTGACATATATCACGGTATCACCACTGACACACTGTCGTCAACACGTGATCCGTGGTAGTATATCCAATCCACAGTACCGGTGCGTTCATCAAATCAACACCGAGCAATGGACATTACGCCCACTATACGCACCCCCTATTCTGAATGTATGCATCCGTTATACCCTGCATACACGCAATCGCAGCTGTAACCGTAATCGCAATCGTAAGCATAAGCGCAAGCGTACTCACACACTCATATTCTCTAGTCTTGGGCAGACATAGCGCCTCTGTCCTTGGCGATTTTATTGATACGCATTTTGATGTGTATCTCACATTGAGCATGCTGATACGACACCACACGTCAACGTCATTATTATGACCTCATACTGAGACCATATCATACAAGACAGTATTGTCTCCGACAGATAATCAACATACACACACTGACATACAACATATGACAGATATTGATCTTACTGGCGTGTTTCCTGCGATGACAACGCCATTTACACCAGACGGACGTATCGACTACGACATACTTGCCCAAAATGCACAACGGCTTGAGACAGCAGGTGTCTCTGGACTCGTTCCAGCCGGGTCAACAGGTGAAAGTGCAACCCTAACCCATGATGAGCATATTGATGTGATTGAAACAGTCATTGATTCCGTTAATGATGTGCCTGTCATTGCTGGATCAGGCTCAAACTCAACGCGTGAAGCACTCAATCTCTCAGAACGTGCCGCTGATGCCGGTGCTGATGCACTATTGTTAATCTCGCCATATTATAATATTCCAGAACAAGCCGGACTCAAAGATCATTACCGAACCATCGCCGATGCGATTGACATCCCACAGATCGTATATAATGTTCCCGGACGGACAGGAACAAACATTGAACCGGAGACTGTCGCTACACTTGCCTCACATAGGAATATTGTCGGTTATAAGGCTGCAAGCGGGGATGTTGGGCAAATATCCTCTGTGGTTGAGCAGACCCGGTCTGAGGCTTTTTCTGTTCTGTCCGGTGATGATATTCTCACACTTCCAATCTGCGGACTCGGTGGAAGTGGTGTTATTTCCGTCGGGGCAAATATTGAACCTGCTCAGACAACTGCGATGGTTGGTGCAGCGGTTAGTGGCGATTATGACCGTGCACGAAATCTGCACTATCAGTTGGCTCCACTCTTCGAGCATCTCTTTGTTGAAACAAATCCGATTCCGGTGAAAGCCGCAATGGAATATCGGGACTATGGTCCTGGCACACTCCGCCCTCCACTAACTGATTTATCAGACAAACACCGCAAAAGACTTGAATCAATTCTTGACGATCTCGATGCTGATCGTGAAATGGCATTAGCTGGGCAGACGGAGGTCATCTAATTATATCGATGTCTAATACCGAAACAAATTCACATAAGGATTCTACCAATACGACCGTTTCAAACTCGTCTACACAGCCCGGGGTTCGACTTGCAATCACCGGTGCAAGTGGTCGAATGGGCACTGAACTTCGATCGATGGCAAATGAGAAAACTGCCATTGAGTTTGTGCTTGCAATAACACAAACCCCTGATTCAGTCCCTGCCCCGAAACCCGACTCAGTTGATGCACCAGATGCGATTATTCCTGTAAGTGGTGAACCGTCTGAAACAGGACTCGAAGGGTCACTTGAGACACACGACATAGATGTCTTAGTTGATTTCACCACTCCAGATGCAAGTATTGAATATCTTGATGCTGTTGATACGGCGAATGTGGATGTTGCAGCCATTATAGGAACAACCGGATATGATGATGCTCAACGCTCAATGATTTCCTCATTTGCTGAGACGACCCCTATCCTCAAGGCTTCAAATTTCTCACGTGGCATTGCAGCACTTCGCCGGGCTGTTAGCGAAGTTGTCTCAACGCTTCCATCATACGATATTGAAGTGACTGAAACACACCACAATGGAAAGCGTGACGCGCCATCAGGTACAGCAGTGACGATACTTGATGATATTGAATCTGCACAAAATAACTCGGAATCCTCGACGCACGTTCACGGTCGTGTTGGCGACGCACCGCGTCACGAATCGGAGATTGGTGTTCATGCACGTCGTGCTGGTGATATCGCTGGTAAGCATGAGGTGCTCATGGCTGGTGGCGATGAGGTTCTTGAACTTACGCACCGGGCTGGCTCACGAGGTATCTTTGCAGCTGGTGCGTTGGATGCAGCGGTGTGGATTGCTGGACGATCTCCAGGGGAGTATGACTTCGATGCTGTCTTAGATGCTGGCACTGATACTACTGAATATAATGAGGATTCATAATGAGCATCGAATCTAATATCCATAATCTCTGGCAGCAATACAGCACTGATGAGCTCACCGCAGAGACAGCTGATACAGCTACATATAATATACTTGACGAATTTTTGACGGCGATTGAATCTGGTGATATCCGAGCAGCCGAGCCAGCAAATGATACAGCCGGTCCTGAGGGATGGGTTGTGAACGAATGGGTCAAACAGGGAATCTTATTGAATTTCGGCTTACGAGAAACGCGCCCACGGGAGTATGGTGATGTTACCTATCATGATGTCCTCCCACTTCGTGAGACGCATGACCTTGGTGACCGGGGGACACGAAATACCCCTGATGGGACAGTCATTCGCCGGGGGGCGCATCTTGGCTCAGATTGTATTATGATGTCACCGTCATTCGTTAACGTCGGTGCATATGTTGGAAATGGAACATTGGTTGACTCATGTAACACCGTTGGGTCATGTGCACAGATTGGATCGAATGTTAAACTCGGTGCAAATACCCTTATTGGGGGGGTTCTTGAACCGGTTGAAGATACTCCAGTAATTATTGAATCCGGTGCTGCGCTTGGTGCTGGCTGCCGTGTAACATCTGGATTTCATGTCGGTGAGAATACGATTATTGGCGAGAACACGTTGTTATCGCCTCGAATACCCGTATATGATCTTGTCGATGAGACAGTCTACTATGGAAAGCTCCCTGCAAACCGACGTGCATTCACCCGATATGTTGAATCCTCACTTGGTGATCACGATCTGTTTGAATCAGGGGCATACAAACCAGCCGTCGTTGCAGTCGATATCGAAGCTGAGACACTTGATCAAACACGCCGTGAGGAGGCGTTACGTGAATGAGCACCATTGATACAGAACAAACCACGGATAATACTGACAGCGGTGCCCCTATCAGGCGACTTGCTGCATGGGACGCTGATTCCCTTTGTAACCTTGCTGCAGAGTTCGAAACTCCACTGTATGTAATTGATGCTCAGAGGGTCCGTGAAAACTGTGCTCGACTTCTTGATGCGTTTCCAGCAGCAACAATCCGATATGCAATCAAAGCACACAGCGGACAAGCAGTCCTCAAAGTAATTCGTGATGCGGGGATTGATGTCGAATGCGCCTCTGCTGGTGAGGTCAAAGCAGCACTCGCTGCTGGATTCAATGGAAATCGGATTCAATACACTGCTGTCAATCCACCGGCCCGTGATCTTGATGCAATTATTAATTGGTGGCAAGAAAATAAGCAGCTAACAATTACTGTTGGTGCAGCCGATACAGTTGAGCGACTCCAAGAACGTGGCTTCGATGGTCGATTATGTATTCGCGTGAATCCAAATGTCGGTGCTGGTCATCATGAGAAGGTGACCACCGGGGCGAACGCGAAATTTGGTATTCCGTATGAACGTGTGAGTGAATTAGCTACACAGTGGGCAACAGAATTTGATCTTGTTGGGATCCACGCGCACGCTGGTAGCGGAATCAGCGGGGAAGACCTTTCTTCACACGAGGAACTTGTTCGTCGAATGGGAACCCTCACACGGACAATCACCGAGTGTGCTGGATCGCTCGAATTTGTTGATGTTGGTGGGGGATTCGGCGTCCCATATCGAGCAAATGATCCACCACTTGATATTCACACCGTCGCTGAGAGAACACGAGATGCACTTGGAACAGTTGATGCTACGCTGGCAATTGAACCAGGTCGGTACGTCGTTGCTGATGCGGGTGTACTCTTGACACGTGTGAACACTATCAAAAGCGCACGCGAAACAACCGTTGTTGGTGTTGATGCCGGGATGACGACACTACTCCGTCCCGCAATGTATGATGCTTACCACGAAATTGAGAATATCTCAGCATCACCGACCACAGACTCGATGCCGGTGACTATCGCTGGTCCAATATGTGAATCGTCTGATATATTTGCTGAGGGTCGATCAATCTCAGCGCCAACGCGTGGTGATATTATTGCAATTGGGACTGCAGGAGCATATGGATATGAGATGGCAAGCACATACAATGCCCGACCACGACCAGCAGAGGTTATCTATGATGATAATACAGCAAAAGTCGCGCGTCGTCGTGAGACACGTGATGAGTTAGATGTACTTGAGACATCCTCAGACGAGCACTCGGTTTCATTATCATCGGTGGTTTCACATTCTCATTCTTCAGTCGCACCTGAGTCGACTATGTCTTCATCTTCAACAGGAGATACGCCTCCTGGTGGTGAATCACAGTGAGTGATGAGTCGGCATTAGTTACCGCTGTGAAGTATCACGGGACTGGTAATGATTTTATTATTGTCGACGACACTAAGGAGATTCCTAACCGTCGAGCATTTGCAAAAGTCCACTGCAGTCGGGATACAGGCGTCTGCCATGAGACAACTGATCGACGCGGTGC from Haloquadratum walsbyi C23 harbors:
- a CDS encoding LabA-like NYN domain-containing protein codes for the protein MTEIHPGQRVAVLADAQNLYHTAQSLYSQKIDYGSLLKKGVSGRELTRAIAYVIQADAPEEETFFEALVDIGFEPKIKQIKTFGDGSKKADWDVGMSLDAVTLANHVDTVVLCTGDGDFSRLCSHLRHEGVRVEVMSFRESTADELVDAADTFIDLSARQETFLL
- the dapA gene encoding 4-hydroxy-tetrahydrodipicolinate synthase, with product MTDIDLTGVFPAMTTPFTPDGRIDYDILAQNAQRLETAGVSGLVPAGSTGESATLTHDEHIDVIETVIDSVNDVPVIAGSGSNSTREALNLSERAADAGADALLLISPYYNIPEQAGLKDHYRTIADAIDIPQIVYNVPGRTGTNIEPETVATLASHRNIVGYKAASGDVGQISSVVEQTRSEAFSVLSGDDILTLPICGLGGSGVISVGANIEPAQTTAMVGAAVSGDYDRARNLHYQLAPLFEHLFVETNPIPVKAAMEYRDYGPGTLRPPLTDLSDKHRKRLESILDDLDADREMALAGQTEVI
- the dapB gene encoding 4-hydroxy-tetrahydrodipicolinate reductase, yielding MSNTETNSHKDSTNTTVSNSSTQPGVRLAITGASGRMGTELRSMANEKTAIEFVLAITQTPDSVPAPKPDSVDAPDAIIPVSGEPSETGLEGSLETHDIDVLVDFTTPDASIEYLDAVDTANVDVAAIIGTTGYDDAQRSMISSFAETTPILKASNFSRGIAALRRAVSEVVSTLPSYDIEVTETHHNGKRDAPSGTAVTILDDIESAQNNSESSTHVHGRVGDAPRHESEIGVHARRAGDIAGKHEVLMAGGDEVLELTHRAGSRGIFAAGALDAAVWIAGRSPGEYDFDAVLDAGTDTTEYNEDS
- a CDS encoding 2,3,4,5-tetrahydropyridine-2,6-dicarboxylate N-succinyltransferase — translated: MSIESNIHNLWQQYSTDELTAETADTATYNILDEFLTAIESGDIRAAEPANDTAGPEGWVVNEWVKQGILLNFGLRETRPREYGDVTYHDVLPLRETHDLGDRGTRNTPDGTVIRRGAHLGSDCIMMSPSFVNVGAYVGNGTLVDSCNTVGSCAQIGSNVKLGANTLIGGVLEPVEDTPVIIESGAALGAGCRVTSGFHVGENTIIGENTLLSPRIPVYDLVDETVYYGKLPANRRAFTRYVESSLGDHDLFESGAYKPAVVAVDIEAETLDQTRREEALRE
- the lysA gene encoding diaminopimelate decarboxylase, producing MSTIDTEQTTDNTDSGAPIRRLAAWDADSLCNLAAEFETPLYVIDAQRVRENCARLLDAFPAATIRYAIKAHSGQAVLKVIRDAGIDVECASAGEVKAALAAGFNGNRIQYTAVNPPARDLDAIINWWQENKQLTITVGAADTVERLQERGFDGRLCIRVNPNVGAGHHEKVTTGANAKFGIPYERVSELATQWATEFDLVGIHAHAGSGISGEDLSSHEELVRRMGTLTRTITECAGSLEFVDVGGGFGVPYRANDPPLDIHTVAERTRDALGTVDATLAIEPGRYVVADAGVLLTRVNTIKSARETTVVGVDAGMTTLLRPAMYDAYHEIENISASPTTDSMPVTIAGPICESSDIFAEGRSISAPTRGDIIAIGTAGAYGYEMASTYNARPRPAEVIYDDNTAKVARRRETRDELDVLETSSDEHSVSLSSVVSHSHSSVAPESTMSSSSTGDTPPGGESQ